From Pan troglodytes isolate AG18354 chromosome 1, NHGRI_mPanTro3-v2.0_pri, whole genome shotgun sequence:
ACAACCAGAAAGAAAGGCACCATCTTACACAAAAAGCAAACCtcagaccaggcgcggtggctcatgcctgtaatcccagcactttggaaggccgaggtgggcggatcatgaggtcaggagattgagaccatcctggctaacacggtgaaaccccgtctcaacaaaaatgcaaaatattagccaggcctggtggcgggtgcctgtagtcccagctgcttgggaggctgaggcaggagaatcgcttgaacctgggaggcggagcttgcagtgagctgagatcacaccactgcactccagcctgggcgacagagccagactctgtctcaaaaaaaaaaaaaaaagcaaacctccTGACCCCCACCCTCAGTTTTCAGAGGCACAGACAGCAGAGGAGCTACATTTGCAGAGAAGATGATGAAGGAAGACAGCAGCTCACTGGAGAGTGATTCCTGTGAGGGCAAGTTTTCAGGGACCGAGCACAGCAGGGAAAAGGAAACTGCCAGAAGCCACTCCCACTGCAAACAGTTCCAAAAATAAGGGAAACTCAGCAAGGGAAAGAGAGTGGAGAGAATGGCAAAGAGGTGGGCACAGAGGGCAGCTCCCAAAAAGGACATTAGGGCAGGGATTAGTTGCAAGAGGAGGAGATGGAAGAGATGAAAGTGGAAAGAGCTGACTCTAGATTGGGGCAAGATCAAGGGGACATCAAGGGTCCTACCCAGCAGCAACACTAAGTCTCTGAAATTAGAATTGCAGGATCATCCAGGGAGCAGAATCCTTCTACCTTTAGCTGCCTGAAACTTCACCAAGATGTACATATTTGGACTTCAGGAACATAATTACAACTATATCCCCTGCTTGGATTGCCAGACCTCTCCCACGTATAGATGGGACTattatcccagctctgccacccctACGCAgttgaaaaaaataccaaaacagatatCAGCGATATGGatgtgatattgtgatataataagaaatatatatttggttttcctCCTTCAGTTTTGGCACAGTGGGTTCCAGCacacagctcctaaaacccttagaATTTCCTAagtgagccaggtgcagtggtacgtgcctgtagtgccagtttctcaggaggctgaggtgggaggattgcacctgtgaatagccactgtactgaagactgggtaacatagtgagaccttatctctagaaacaaattttttagttaaaaaaaattaaagaatgtcCTGAGTGTTAGGAGGGGAGCatctttattatttgtaataagcccctttcttcttttttttttttttttttgagatggagtttcactcttgttgcccaggctggagtccaatggtgctatctcagctcaccgcaacctccgcctcccaggttcaagcaattctcctgccccagcctcccgagtagctgggattacaggtatgcgccaccatgcctggctaattttgtatttttagtagagatggggtttctccgtgttggtcaggctggtctcgaactcccgacctcaggtgatcagcctgccttggcctcccaaaatgctgggattacaggcgtgagccaccgcacccggcttaaTAAGCCCCTTTCAACCTTACCTGTGTTTATGTTAATGAGCCAACTCTCTGAGGATGAAAGCCTGGTTGCCAGAGAAACCAACCTTGTGATTAGAGGTTTGGAAATTTCAgcgccccccccccacccccagcccccaccaggcctTCAGGAAAGGCAGAGAGGACTGACTCAATCAACAATGGTCAATGATTCAGTCAACCATGCCTACATAATAACGCCTCCATAAGAACCCTAAACAATGGGGCTTGAGATTCGGAGAGCTTTCAGGTTGGTGAACACATGGAGGTGCTGAGAGGTTGGCACACCAGAGAGGGCATGGATGCCCCATGCACCTCTTATCCCCATACTTTGCTTTATGCATCTCTTGCATTTGTttgttcctgagttgtatcctttcTAATAAAGCAGTAACAGTAAGTAAAGCAGTTTTCTGAGTTCTATGAACCATTCTAGAAAATTACTGAACTTGAGGCATGGTCATGGGAACCCCTGATGTACAACCAGTTTGCCAGAAGTACAGGTCACAATCTGAGACTTGCAACTAGTGTGAAGTCTGGGTAGTGTCATAATTGGATTGCAGGACACCCAGTTGCTGTCCACAGTTGGAGAATTGCCTAATGGGAGGAGAAAACTCAAACATTTGGTGTCGGAAGTGCTgaatataagaaaaatgaatttcttctttttaactttcttcCTTGACTGTttcttatgcttttattttctgctaAGCCATTTATAAAGGCATTCACCCATTCCCCAAATACTCAGTTTTTGCTCCACAAAAGAAAGCACTCAAGAATAATTCCTCAGTGATTAGTATTTGAGGATTAGTTCTTCAGTAGTAGGTACTAGAGGGACAGGGAAGTGAAGCAAGGTTCTAGAGCCCCAAGATCCCAGCCTCAGCCCAGGGCCCCAAGGAGGAATTATAGGCATGCTAGAGAAAAGAGGCTCAGTTTGAGTGCCCATGATAGGAATAAGTAGCGTGGCAGAGAGAAAACAGTGTTCAGAACCTTCATTGAGAACTACCATTTGTTCAGCAAAAGATGCCCAAGTCTCTCTTTCTGGTCAGAACTCTTTCCCAAAGCAATGACTATGTTTTTGCTACCATgccctttattaaaaatatgagtaTGAGCATGAGAACaagcataacatttttaaagcaagagATGGTAAAGGGAAAAATCATTTCAGCACTGTGCTCCAGATCAGTGtggcaaaaaacaaataaacagatacCCCCAAGCAGCAGAGTCTCCAAGAGAGGAGCTGGTGGCAAAGGACTCCAGCATTGCCTTAGCACCAGCCACAAAAGTTCACTTCACCAAAAAGAGGAAGCCCCTGCCTTACCTTAGTACCCACAGGGGCAGACCAGGTACAGCACCCATCAATTCTCATCTTATGTCCATGGAACAAGGGAAGGGGGAATACTCCAGCTTTATCAGACACACTGGACACACAGCAGGTGTGGCAATGAGGTTATCCTTTTATTTGCCTATGAGGCTGGGACCGAAGTTCACCACCATTACCATACTGTACTCAGAACAGATTCCAAAAGTAACAGTAAAATTTCCTCCTTTTCCCTGGCATCAGAAGAAGGGGGGGATTCCTTTAACATAGGACCTTCCCATGAATTACTGGTCAATTCTCCTCATATCCTATGGCAACGGGCTTGCTACGCATGAGTAAACTTTGAGCTATAGGTTACCTTCTAGGGATATTGTTCCTTGTTTCCCATTCATAGCTGCCACATggtttacacacacatacacgcttttttttcagagacagggtctccctctgtcacccaggctggagtgcagtggtgtgatcatagctcatggcagccttgaactcctgggctcaaacgatcctcctgcctcagcctcccaagtagctggcattataggcatgcaccatcgtgcccagctgactttttttttttgagacggagtttcactctggttgccaaggctggagtgcaatggcgtgatctcagctccacaacctccgcctcctgggttcaagtgattcttctgctcagcctcccaagtagctgggattacaaagatGTGccgccacgccaggctaattttgtatttttagtagagatgaggtttctctatgttggtcaggctgttcttgaactcccaacctcaggtgatccacccaccttggcctcccaaagggctgggattacaggcatgagccaccacacttggcctccagctgacatatacatacatatatatatacatatatatatattttttgaaacagagtttcactcttgtcacccaggctggagtgcagtgtagtggtgccatctctgctcactgcaacctctgcctcctgggttcaagcgattctcctgcctcagcctcccaagtagctgggattacaggcatttgccatcatgcccagctaattttatattttttaagtagagacagggttttaccatgttggccaggctggtcttgaactcctgacctcaggtcatccacacaccttggcctcccaaagtgctgggattacaggcatgggccactgggcccggcctgaCTTCTGTATTCTTAAATCAAGAAGGGAAGGGTAAATATGAAGAAGTAAGGGGACTTAGAAAtaggaagtagaatggtggttgccagaggctgggaagaggggaGATGGGGATTACTGTCTAAAGGATATAggtgtagagtttcagttttacgaGATGGAAAGAGTTACAGAGATGGATAGCGATGATAGTTACACAGTATTATTGAATGTATTTGATGCtattaaactgtacacttaaaaatggttaggatgaaaaattttgttatgtatattttaccacaacaaaaacaattgaaaaggaaaaaaggccgggcgctgtggctcacacctgtaaccccagcactttgggaggccgaggcaggcagatcgcctgaggttgggagtttgagaccagcctgaccaacatggagaaaccccgtctctactaaaaatagaaaactagccaggcgtggtggcacatgcctgtagtcccagctacttgggaaggtgaggcaggagaatcgcttgaacctgggaggcggaggttgcggtgagcccagactgcaccattgcactccagcctgggcaacaagagcgaaactccatctcaaaaaaaaaaaaaaaaagatcattcttTGCTCCATCTTTAAACATTTGGCTTCTGGTTTTAGCATATAGAGGTAATTTCTCAGCAATTTAAGCTACTTGAAAGccataattttatgtaattagtggattaaaattttaatgtaacagTGGTGCTCTCTAGTGACCagtcttttcctttccttgcaTCTGATAAacaagagggaggggaggggagaatgtGGGAGGAAGACAAAGCAAGAAGGAAATCTAGGATAGGTCATTTGGGAATCCGGAGCAAGGAAGACCAGGTTTGTTTTCAGAGGGATGTGTACCCAGCACACTCTCAgctggaaggagaaaagaaaaatgagcactCTTGCAAGTACACCCTGGGGGTGGTGACAGCAACACAGAGACAATGTGGGTGGCAAATCAAGGTGAGGGCAAGGTCagtaggggtgggggaagggagggttgGCTTCAGTCTGAAAATTGCTCAGGCAGTTAGTTTCTTGCGCTACCACGCAATCAACGCAGTTGCTTCTCCACCCCACTCCCTGAAGCCAGCTCAGGCTTATAATCACATTCCTCCCAAGAAAAAACATTAGTAGAGGTTAAATGACCCCATTTGTGGGGTGGTTTATTGTTAAAATGATTAAACATGCTAAAATCACATGGAGTGGCTATTCCACTTTTGCCCTGACTCCATAGTGGGGCAAATGGGAACTACAGGAGTCACTTGGTTTGTGTGGCCTCTGGGGATGGTTAGACTTGGGGGGTTAGAGGTGAGCAGGTTAGCAAAGCCCCAAGCATCCTTCACGTAGTACACTTTTCCCAGCAGTAAAAAAATTCAGAGATTTCCCCcttcttcacttttctttcctccctaTATGTGCCCTACTTCTCATTCTCCTATGGCCCTGGAACCTCTTATGCTTCTGCCCGTTATGGTCTTAGACTAGATGATGAGGGAGGCTTTTCCTTGACACCAGCATTCCAGTCTCCCTTCCTTGGAACTAATCTACTCAGCATGCACTATTGTGGTAAGCTGCTTGATTTAGGTCTGCCTAGGGGGAAAACGAGGCTCCAGTCCCCACTGTGGCTTAGATCCTGGGAGGGGAAGTTGGAGTTGGTGCAGAAGGatctgaaggggaaaaaaaatgttaccTAAAGTGTGAATGCTGTAACTAGCAGAACAGTGCATATGTCCCACCCTTAGGCACCCTACTCTGAAagcctttccctccttcccacaTTGTTCTTTGGGGAGATCTCTCAGCCTTGAAGCCTCTTGTTTAGCCCTACAGGGCAGGCATAGCTACTGATCAAAGAACCTTATACCAAGAAGAAATTGTTCCACCCTTAGACTAGTGACTGCTGATTGAAGTCTTCATCTTCTCCACCTCTCTTGTGCCTCTACTTCTGTGATGGCTTGAGGGGGCCAGATACAAGAGTATATAAAGGTTGAACTTGCCTCAAGGAAAGGCTAGAGGGACAAGGGATAAAGATACATGGGtgtggagaaggggagagaagggaccAGCATGAAGGTGAAGGTGAAGGGCAAGGCTGGCCATTCAGGAGCTGggatcctttttccttttctgaaatcgCCGGAACTTGCCCTGAATAGCAAGGGCAGCCTTCTCTGTTTCTGGTGCTGTCAGATCAATGtcaatctcctcctcctcctccgccttCTTGACATTGCCAGCTTTTCCTGCAGATAGTTGGGAGACTCATTAATGAGTTAATCTGACCTGCTCTAGACCCTTTCTCCAGGCCCCCAATACAGTGGGTAAGGTCCACCTTGTGCCAGACTCTGTGGGGTCCCCCAATTTTTGCTAGGATTATGAATGCCTGATAATTCCCCTAGAAGTCTGAGTCAAGGTACTTAGGTTGGGAATTAGCTATAGTTACTTAGGAGAGCTCTGCTACTCTTGGACCAAACaacaaatgtcttctttcatCACTTATTCATAAATCCTACAGTTCAAGTTCCAATGCACACTCACTTTCCTCAGCTTTCTCTCAGTTTCTGATGGGGATAATGCTGGGACTTTTGATGAGTTTCTTCTTATCTTGTACCTCTCTCCCCCCAACACTCCAGACCCAGTTTCTAAAATCAAGGAGGAAATACTGATCGTTTACTTCCTAGGAAAAATAGAAGGAAGCCTATAGATATAGTACTATAGTTCCAAACTGGTACTTTGTTTCACTTATCCACATTCTTATTCCTTTCATGTCTGACTTTAGGAAATTCCAGACTCACCCTACTTGTCTTTATGTCTCTACAGTCACCTGCTCTACAAACTGCCTAGCCCAACCCCACTCACCTTTTTCCTCTTGGCCAGCTGCCTGGTTGGTTGCTGGGGATGTTTTGGTATTAAGCTggaaaaaatattagaatatcAGAATATTAGATATTCATGGAAGTAATTTGAAGGCATCATCACCTTAGACCTCTTATATACTCTCAAACCCTATTACCAGGTGCATTCCCTTAGTCTTTTGAAGAAGCAAGTCTTGAGATCAGAGACCAGAGGAAAAGTTATCAAAATTCATCTAGCAAAGATTTACTGATGCTAGAAAGTGTAGaggacaaaacagacaaagaaattctgccctcatggagcttacattccagtgTATATAGAGACAAATAAAGCACATAAAGTGACTACTATGAtggtaagtgctatggagaaaaggtAGCAAAAGGAAATAGTAAGTACTGGGGTGGAAATGGAGGAATACAATTTTACATAGAGTAGTCAGGAAAAGCCTCTCTGAAAAGCAGCATTTGACCAAATAGCTGAAGGAGATGAGGAAGTAAGGCTTATAGATATCTGGCAGGAGTTTTCAAGGGCTCTGGGTTGGAAGTGTGACTAGCCTGTCTGAGGAATAGCAGACCAGTGTAGTTGGagtggagagaggaaagaggaaagattAATGGAGATGAGAACAGAGTTAACTGGGGGTGGAAGCAGATTATGTAGGGCTTTAGAAGTCTTTTTAAGGAGTTTGACTGTTACTACAAGTGAGATGAGAAGTTGCTGGAGACCTCTGATTTGCATAAAAGGGAAATGAGAAAGGATGCAGAAAAATCTGTTAAGAGGTTATTGCAGAAAACCAAGCAAGAGATGATGGTAGCTTGAATCAGCATGGTGGCGATGAAGACGGTAAATGGTTGGATTCTGGGTATATTTTCCAGCTATGACCAATATGATTTGTTGATTCGAAAAATGGCATTGTgagaaagagaggagtcaagGGTGATTCCAAATTTTGGCCTGATGATCTGAAAAAAATAGAGCTGCCATTTCCTGAGATGTAGAAAACAGGGAGAGGAGGTTTTAGGGGGAGGATAAGGagcttatttttttaacaaatttgaGATGGCTATTAATTATCCAAGAGAAGATGCTTTTATAAACAGTTGAATAGTCAAGATGAGTTAAAGAGAAGGGCCTGGGCTACAGATATCAGTTAGGGAGCTATTGATATATGGATAGcatttaaagccatgagactgAATGGGATCTCCAAGAAACTGAGTTCAGATAGAGAAGAGGATAAAATCCTGAGGTATCCCAGTGATTAGAATtgtagaaattaagaaaaatcaaCAGGATGGAGAAGAAGCCAGGTAGGAGAAAAGCCAAGAGATTACAGTAATGTGGAAGCcatgtgaagaaaatatttcagggaGTAGAGAATGACTATGTCTAATTCTGCAGGTAAGCCAAGTAAGATGAGAACTGGATTGACCATTGAGTTTTGCTATGGGGAGATCACTGGTGACACTGATAAGAGAAGTGTCCATGAAggaggggagcaaggggagggaatGATTGTAATGGGCTcaagagggaaaaggaagagaggaattgCAGCAACAAATATAGAAGGAATTCCAAAAATGGGAATGGGGGCATCACTTTTGGCAGACATGAGGTCACAAGGAGATTTTATTTAAGATGACAGAAATTACAGAATGTTTGTGTTCTTATGGAAATGATCCAGTAGACAAGGAAAAACtgtaggagagaaagagaatcatTATTGGAATAGGAGAGAGGGGGTGAGATCTAGTGCATCAGTAGAGGGCTGGCCTTGAATAAGAGCTAGACTAGGATACCCACAGGAACTGGAAGGAAGGCAGAGCTTATAGGCCCCGGTGCAAGCAGAGGGAACATTTGGAGGGTCTCCCTAACTGCTTctatattttgaagtaaaatgtGTAACAAGGTCATCATccaagaggaggagggaagaggtattaaagaaaggaagggagaaatacTCACCTAGGCGAGTAGGAGAGTAAATGGACTAAGGAACAGTGATAGGATTGCTGGAGACATTAAGGCCCCTCATAAGGCAGGAGGTCATGAATTTGAAGTGAGACTAATCAGCTGATGTCTATGCTTTTTTCCAGGTTCCCTGCTCAGATGGAGAGTTAAACGTAATAgtaaggccaggtacagtggcataaacctgtagtctcagctacttgggaggatcccttgagcccaggagttcaagaccagcctggcaagacatagcaagatcctagctctttaaaaaaaaaatagtaattcccTTTCCTCAAGATTATATTAATAAGGCTACTTCATCTGGACATTCATCAGTCTCAAGGTATGGTTCATCTGGAGACAGAGTCATTCCTGCACTTGGTACTTTTGGAGTCTGTTTATTCACCTCACAATTTTAAGTActttatatttaacaaaatacaaaaactgggtGCTTTCATAAATGTTTTCTCATCTAATTCTTGGAACAGCTTAGTGGAGTCTTTAATAttatcccccattttacagatgcaaacCTCTGTTGAATGACTGCCAGACGTAAGGGTTCTGCTTTGAGAAACTGATAGAATCCAATTTATGTTCTGTAGATTATGCTGTTTCCATCTCacttcaataaatacttatcaaGCACTTACTTGTGTTCAGCACTGTTCTATACACTAAAGAGGTATAAAAGAAGCAAaagattcattcaacaaatatgtcaGTGCCTAATCACATGGCAAGTATTGTTCTAGGTGTTGGGCATACAGCAGTGAGCAAAAGAAAGTCCCtgcacttattcaacaaatacatcaGTTAGTGACAAATgccatgaaagaaaataaagcagagtagTCTAGGAAAGTCTCTCTGAAGACTGACATTTGAGTAGAGGCTTTAATGACGATGTAAGAATAAGCTATGTGAATGTGTGGGAAAAGATCCTCTGGGCAGGTGAAATATCAAGTAGAAAGTCCCTGAAGCAGGTTTGTGCCTGTATGTTCAAGGAAGAGTAAAAAAAACATcatgggccagatgcagtggctcatgcctgtaatctcagcactttgggaggccaaggtgggcggattgcttgagtccaggagtttgagaccagcctgggcaacatggtgaaacccaatctctacaaaaactacaaaaattaatcaagcatggtggcgtgcacttgtggtcccagctactcaggaggctgagatgggaggatcacttgagcctggaaggcagaggttgcagtgagctgagattgcgccactgcactccagcctgagcaacaagagtgagggaatgggaaggggaagaggaaagagaaagaaagaccatCATGGCTGGAGCTATGTAAGGGAGAGAATATAAGAAATGAGGTTAGGTAGATAGCCAGAATATGTGTCTTTGGAACAGGACaaagaatttagatttttttctgagcTGATGAAAAGGCATTATAGGTTTTGGGGCAGAGAAAAACATGGTCTGTCATGTTTTTAAAGGATTGTTCTGACAGATGGGTAGAAAAAAGactactggctgggtgtggtggctcatgcctataatcccagcactttgggaggctgacatgggaggatcacttgagcccaggagttcatgaccagcccaggcaacatagcgagaccccatctcgaaagaaaaagaaaagaaaagaaaaaaaaagaaggaaggaaggaaagaaggaaagaaagaaagaaaatagaggtaCAAGAAACCAGGGAAAACAAGAGAGTCTTGCAATGGTACAAGCAAGATGATGGGGCCTGGACTAGGGTGGTAGTGATGGAGATAATAGGAAATACTAAGACTTGAGACAAGTTTCATGGTAAAATAAGCTGGATCTGCCTGTATATTTTTCAGTACAGAGAGCTCTATCAAAGAGCCTTTCTTTAAAGGGCGGCGGAGGAATTGGACATTAGTTGGAGATGAATGTGGGGTTATGGGAGGGCTTGGTAAGATGGGGGATTTTAAATGCTGATGGAAATGATTtagtaaggaagaaaaaaactgatgatACAGGAGAGGGGATAATTACCAGAGTGATGTCTTGAATAGGCAAGAGGAAATAGATCTGGTGCATAAGTGGAGGGGTTGCCCTTTGATAAGAATACAGACAGTTTATCTACAATATAGGAATGAAggaatagatgcaggaaaggtgGCAGATGTAGAAATGTATAAAAGTTTTCTTCTGATTGTTTCCATTGTCTCAATGAAACACGAAAGACAGCTGTCAGCTGAGAGTGAAGAAGGCATGGAAGTATTAAATGTTTGAGGAAAGAGGAGAATGACTGAAAGGATTACCTAAGAAAGTAAGAGAGCGAGTGAGCTGGTGAGATataggatgaggcaggaggatcacctaagcccaggggtccaagaccagcctaggcaacacaactAGACCCTAAAGATGTAGCAGGATTATCAGATAGCACAAAGCGCCCATTGGGGGTTAATGGCCGTGAATTTAAGGTGAAACCAATCAAGATACTCTTCCTATCTTCCAGGCTAAGTGATTTTAGAGGAGATAAGGacccaaataatatttattgtttattatatatcaaacattatcccatttaatcctctgAAATCTCTAAGAAGATGGCACcctattttatagttgaggaaaacAGGCTTAGAAAGATGTTGAGGAACTTGCCCAAGTCAAATCACACAATAGAAAACAGTGAACCTGGCTTTGGAACCCAGGTAGACCGACTCCATACTCCTAGCCAACAGGCTGTACTGTCTCCATAAGACCAAATATTGTCACATGCTGACACAAATATGCTAATATGTTAACAATTACTGAATCTAAGTGGAAGACGTGGATATGTACtgaactattttttctttccttaagggattgctttaatttc
This genomic window contains:
- the PCP4L1 gene encoding Purkinje cell protein 4-like protein 1 — encoded protein: MSELNTKTSPATNQAAGQEEKGKAGNVKKAEEEEEIDIDLTAPETEKAALAIQGKFRRFQKRKKDPSS